From Altererythrobacter sp. Root672, the proteins below share one genomic window:
- a CDS encoding J domain-containing protein, translated as MSRSTRSLDWGFPRWRSYGTSRETAKVRLCDRHGCDEPGNCPAPKAPNSPERWYFCQRHAAEYNSKWDYFEGLEKAEAEERAGAEERTNSGYASAAYYGWSGSGDGSRSADEMRALEVLGLDADADFETVKKAWRARAKEVHPDVKPGDSEAAKHFQACQLAYEVLRQAEERREWRG; from the coding sequence GTGAGCCGTTCCACCCGCTCCCTCGACTGGGGCTTTCCGCGCTGGCGTAGCTACGGCACATCGCGCGAAACGGCCAAAGTGCGCCTGTGTGACAGGCATGGCTGTGACGAGCCTGGGAACTGTCCCGCGCCGAAGGCGCCGAACAGCCCGGAGCGCTGGTATTTCTGCCAACGCCATGCCGCCGAATACAATTCGAAGTGGGATTACTTCGAAGGCCTGGAGAAGGCCGAGGCCGAAGAGCGGGCAGGCGCCGAAGAGCGCACCAATTCCGGCTACGCTTCAGCCGCGTACTACGGCTGGTCCGGCTCCGGCGACGGCAGCCGCAGCGCCGACGAGATGCGCGCGCTCGAAGTCCTGGGGCTCGATGCCGATGCCGACTTCGAAACCGTCAAGAAGGCCTGGCGCGCGCGGGCCAAGGAAGTTCACCCTGACGTGAAGCCCGGCGATTCCGAAGCGGCCAAGCACTTCCAGGCCTGCCAGCTCGCCTATGAAGTGCTGCGGCAGGCCGAAGAACGGCGCGAGTGGCGGGGCTAG
- the pal gene encoding peptidoglycan-associated lipoprotein Pal → MNKTAIAVTLASALALSACSKKAPEVLPPPPQTSTPTPSGPPPQAGLVPGSQAHFAQAMQGRDTIYFDTDQYNVDSEDQAALRQQAQYMQQYADIRATIEGHADERGTREYNLALGERRANAARNYLVSLGISPDRLNTVSYGKERPVALGSNEASWARNRRAVTVILN, encoded by the coding sequence ATGAACAAGACCGCAATCGCCGTTACCTTAGCGAGTGCGCTTGCCTTGTCGGCCTGTTCGAAGAAGGCACCGGAGGTCCTGCCGCCACCGCCGCAGACGTCGACGCCGACCCCCAGCGGTCCGCCGCCTCAGGCTGGACTCGTTCCCGGCTCGCAAGCGCACTTCGCGCAGGCGATGCAGGGCCGCGACACGATCTACTTCGACACCGATCAGTACAACGTTGACTCGGAAGACCAGGCGGCGCTGCGCCAGCAGGCTCAGTACATGCAGCAGTACGCTGACATTCGCGCCACGATCGAAGGTCACGCCGACGAGCGCGGCACGCGTGAGTACAACCTCGCACTGGGTGAACGCCGGGCCAATGCGGCTCGCAATTACCTCGTCAGCCTGGGTATCTCGCCCGACCGCCTGAACACGGTCAGCTATGGCAAGGAACGCCCGGTTGCACTGGGCTCGAACGAAGCTTCGTGGGCCCGTAACCGCCGTGCGGTGACGGTGATCCTGAACTGA
- the tolB gene encoding Tol-Pal system beta propeller repeat protein TolB — MNIRTLFLSVGLCVLAAPALAQNAGQAPAGAQPIEVPNLEEEGLVGTVTDESAWQDLGIAIPAFATNSNQPTPANSQGTGALGQELGRVVYNDLRNNGLFRPVGPDALPRPAYPEITAPTWGTWQGRSAEMLVQGYVRANADGGLTVGCYLYDVQLQQELVREGWVVTAADWRRAAHKCADLVYSRLSGESPFFDSKIAYIAETGPKGNRVKRLAIMDSDGANHRFITNGQATALTPRYSPDYSKIVYLSYLNGYPRIFVYDIGTGRQTLVTQSQNPTMAPRWSPDGKWILYSMATGGNTDIYRVSAAGGGTSQRLTDTPGIDIGGSYSPDGSKIVFESDRSGSQQIYVMDADGGNQRRISFFGGRAATPEWSPRGDQIAFTHIAGDLRVAVMSPSGGGMRYLTNNWQDEAPTWAPNGRIVQFFRTAPNSGEASIWQVDLTGRNERRLNTPVGASDPAWGPVLP, encoded by the coding sequence ATGAACATCCGCACTCTCTTCCTTAGCGTGGGGCTCTGTGTCCTCGCCGCACCGGCGCTGGCCCAGAATGCCGGTCAGGCTCCTGCGGGCGCTCAACCCATCGAGGTACCCAACCTCGAAGAGGAAGGTTTGGTAGGCACCGTCACCGACGAAAGCGCTTGGCAGGACCTCGGCATCGCCATCCCGGCCTTCGCCACCAACAGCAACCAGCCGACGCCCGCCAATTCGCAGGGCACGGGCGCGCTCGGCCAGGAGCTTGGTCGGGTCGTCTACAACGACTTGCGCAACAACGGCCTGTTCCGCCCGGTCGGTCCGGACGCGCTGCCGCGCCCGGCCTATCCGGAGATCACCGCCCCGACCTGGGGCACCTGGCAGGGCCGTTCCGCCGAGATGCTCGTGCAGGGCTATGTACGTGCTAATGCGGATGGCGGGCTGACGGTCGGCTGTTACCTTTATGACGTGCAGCTTCAGCAGGAACTTGTCCGCGAAGGCTGGGTGGTTACCGCGGCCGATTGGCGCCGCGCGGCGCACAAGTGCGCTGACCTCGTCTATTCGCGCCTCTCGGGCGAGAGCCCGTTCTTCGACAGCAAGATCGCCTACATCGCCGAGACCGGGCCCAAGGGTAACCGCGTCAAGCGCCTGGCGATCATGGATTCAGACGGGGCCAACCACCGCTTCATCACCAACGGCCAGGCGACGGCGCTGACGCCACGCTATTCGCCCGACTATTCGAAGATCGTCTACCTCAGCTACCTCAACGGCTACCCGCGCATCTTCGTCTACGACATCGGCACCGGCCGCCAGACACTGGTGACGCAGAGCCAGAACCCGACGATGGCCCCGCGCTGGTCGCCGGACGGCAAGTGGATCCTCTATTCGATGGCCACGGGCGGTAACACCGACATCTATCGCGTCTCGGCCGCTGGCGGCGGCACCAGCCAACGCCTGACCGACACGCCGGGCATCGACATCGGCGGTTCCTATTCGCCTGATGGATCGAAGATCGTGTTTGAAAGCGACCGGTCGGGCAGCCAGCAGATCTACGTGATGGACGCCGATGGCGGAAACCAACGGCGGATCAGCTTCTTCGGCGGCCGCGCGGCGACGCCCGAATGGAGCCCGCGTGGCGACCAGATCGCTTTCACCCACATTGCTGGCGACCTCCGGGTCGCCGTCATGAGCCCGTCCGGCGGCGGCATGCGATACCTGACCAACAACTGGCAGGACGAGGCGCCGACCTGGGCTCCTAACGGGCGCATCGTGCAGTTCTTCCGCACGGCGCCGAACAGCGGCGAAGCCTCGATCTGGCAGGTCGACCTGACCGGTCGGAACGAGCGCCGCCTCAATACCCCGGTGGGAGCATCTGACCCTGCCTGGGGACCTGTCCTGCCATAA
- a CDS encoding ExbD/TolR family protein — protein sequence MAMGLHASSRRRGRSGRRAPVAEINVTPLVDVMLVLLIIFMVTAPMLASGVPVELPDSRANALDQEPDQVTISIDRQGFIFVDDSPVEEGRFAEAMERVNCSRPDAPLITLRADKALDYGRVMAVMGELNRAGCNSISLVTQGSVEAP from the coding sequence ATGGCGATGGGCCTCCACGCATCCTCGCGCCGCCGCGGCCGTTCGGGCCGCCGGGCGCCGGTGGCGGAGATCAACGTCACCCCGCTGGTCGACGTCATGCTGGTGCTGCTGATCATCTTCATGGTCACCGCGCCGATGCTGGCGAGCGGCGTCCCGGTGGAACTGCCGGACAGCCGCGCCAACGCGCTCGATCAGGAACCGGACCAGGTGACCATCTCGATCGACCGCCAGGGCTTCATCTTCGTGGATGACTCCCCGGTCGAGGAAGGTCGCTTTGCCGAGGCGATGGAGCGGGTGAACTGCAGCCGTCCCGACGCGCCGCTGATCACGCTGCGCGCCGACAAGGCGCTCGACTACGGCCGGGTCATGGCGGTGATGGGCGAACTCAACCGCGCCGGATGCAATAGCATCTCGCTGGTCACCCAAGGTTCAGTTGAGGCTCCATAG
- the tolQ gene encoding protein TolQ, with amino-acid sequence MLLSTLSSTAATAPTRLDPVQLFLDADIVVQIVIVGLVLASIWVWMIIVSFSLRISKVRRQSRRFEEEFWDADQPDALVSRKLKQGNPSVRVAAAGLEELRTSTKDGLRNRDGAKARIALVMEGQVATEADALADRLNFLATTGSVAPFVGLFGTVWGIMNSFFQIGMQQNSSLAVVAPGISEALFATAIGLFAAIPAVIAYNRFSHRVNGYEAQLQRFADQVHAQIGRELERT; translated from the coding sequence ATCCTGCTTTCGACCTTGTCCTCCACGGCCGCCACCGCGCCGACCCGGCTCGATCCGGTGCAACTGTTCCTCGATGCCGACATCGTGGTGCAGATCGTCATCGTCGGGCTGGTGCTGGCGAGTATCTGGGTGTGGATGATCATCGTCTCGTTCTCGCTGCGGATCTCCAAGGTCCGCCGCCAGAGCCGGCGTTTCGAGGAAGAGTTCTGGGACGCCGATCAGCCGGACGCGCTCGTTTCGCGCAAGCTGAAGCAGGGCAATCCCTCGGTCCGCGTGGCCGCAGCAGGCCTCGAGGAACTGCGCACCTCGACCAAGGATGGCTTGCGCAACCGCGACGGCGCCAAGGCCCGCATCGCGCTGGTCATGGAAGGCCAGGTCGCGACCGAGGCGGATGCGCTGGCGGACCGGCTCAACTTCCTCGCCACGACTGGTTCGGTTGCGCCGTTCGTCGGGCTGTTCGGCACCGTGTGGGGGATCATGAACAGCTTCTTCCAGATCGGCATGCAGCAGAATTCTTCTCTCGCCGTGGTGGCTCCGGGCATTTCCGAGGCGTTGTTCGCCACCGCCATTGGCCTGTTCGCGGCCATTCCGGCGGTGATCGCCTACAACCGCTTCAGCCACCGCGTGAACGGCTACGAGGCACAGTTGCAGCGCTTTGCCGACCAGGTCCACGCCCAGATCGGCCGCGAGTTGGAGCGCACCTGA
- a CDS encoding YbgC/FadM family acyl-CoA thioesterase encodes MVKTLPQPPSGLFNGPLHLFPVRVYYEDTDLSGIVYHANYLRWFERARSDMLRLLEVDQRAAVEAGEGAYAVADLAIRYVAPARLDDAVIIETTAAEIGAASVRLLQRAMREKDLLAEMSVRVGFISPDGRPRRQPAPWRAAFETVLTPKDAA; translated from the coding sequence ATGGTTAAGACGCTGCCCCAGCCTCCTTCGGGCCTGTTCAACGGCCCGCTGCACCTGTTCCCGGTGCGTGTCTATTACGAGGACACGGACCTTTCAGGGATCGTCTATCACGCCAACTATCTGCGCTGGTTCGAACGGGCGCGTTCGGACATGCTCCGGCTGCTCGAGGTCGATCAGCGCGCTGCTGTCGAAGCGGGTGAGGGCGCCTATGCCGTTGCCGACCTCGCGATCCGCTATGTCGCCCCGGCCCGGCTCGACGATGCCGTGATCATCGAAACCACCGCGGCCGAGATCGGTGCGGCCAGTGTGCGCCTGCTTCAGCGGGCGATGCGCGAGAAAGACTTGCTCGCGGAAATGTCTGTTCGGGTTGGATTCATCTCGCCTGATGGACGACCGCGCCGTCAGCCCGCTCCGTGGCGGGCCGCCTTCGAAACCGTACTTACCCCGAAAGACGCTGCATGA
- a CDS encoding histidine triad nucleotide-binding protein: protein MPIDATLAYDDQNVFAKILRGEIPCSKVYEDEWALAFHDIAPQAPMHVLVVPKGAYVSWDDFAAKAPAEEIAGFVRAVGHIARENGLVEPGYRLLVNVGAHGGQEVPHLHVHLFGGRPLGPMIAR from the coding sequence ATGCCGATCGACGCTACCCTGGCCTATGACGACCAGAACGTCTTCGCGAAGATACTGCGCGGCGAGATCCCGTGCAGCAAGGTCTACGAGGACGAATGGGCCCTCGCCTTCCACGACATCGCGCCCCAGGCGCCGATGCACGTGCTGGTCGTGCCGAAGGGCGCTTATGTGAGCTGGGACGATTTCGCCGCCAAGGCTCCGGCGGAAGAGATTGCCGGGTTCGTGCGCGCGGTCGGCCATATCGCCCGAGAGAATGGCTTGGTCGAACCGGGCTATCGCCTGTTGGTCAATGTCGGTGCTCATGGCGGGCAGGAAGTGCCGCATCTCCACGTCCACCTTTTCGGTGGTCGCCCGCTCGGACCGATGATCGCGCGCTAA
- a CDS encoding phosphoribosyl-ATP diphosphatase — protein sequence MDTLARLERTIAQRRSAADESSYVATLKARGLPVMARKLGEEGVETVIAALSGTREELVGESADLLFHLLVLLAEKDVPFGEVLAELERREGTSGLAEKAARGA from the coding sequence ATGGACACTCTGGCCCGCCTCGAACGTACGATCGCACAACGCCGTTCGGCTGCGGACGAAAGCAGCTACGTCGCCACCCTGAAAGCGCGAGGCCTTCCCGTGATGGCCCGCAAGCTGGGTGAAGAAGGCGTGGAGACGGTTATCGCCGCCCTCTCCGGCACTCGCGAGGAACTTGTGGGCGAGTCCGCCGACCTGCTGTTCCACCTGCTGGTCCTGCTCGCCGAAAAGGACGTTCCGTTCGGCGAGGTCCTGGCGGAGCTGGAGCGTCGCGAAGGGACGTCAGGCCTGGCGGAGAAAGCCGCGCGAGGCGCCTGA
- the hisF gene encoding imidazole glycerol phosphate synthase subunit HisF, giving the protein MTVRVRVIPCLDVADGRVVKGVNFVDLKDAGDPVEQAKAYDEAGADELCFLDISASHEGRGTLLDIVRRTAEVCFMPLTVGGGVRAVEDARALLLAGADKVAVNSAAVARPEVVSDIAARFGSQCIVASVDARWSHDHWEIFTHGGRRATGIDAVEHAVRLANLGAGELLVTSMDGDGTQRGYDLKLTRAIADSVSVPVVASGGVGNLQHLVEGVTEGHASAVLAASIFHFGTYTIAEAHAALRAAGLPARG; this is encoded by the coding sequence ATGACTGTCCGCGTTCGCGTGATCCCCTGCCTCGATGTGGCCGATGGCCGCGTGGTGAAGGGCGTCAATTTCGTCGACCTGAAGGACGCCGGCGATCCTGTCGAGCAGGCCAAGGCCTATGACGAGGCCGGTGCGGACGAGCTCTGCTTCCTCGACATCTCCGCCAGCCACGAAGGCCGCGGCACGCTGCTCGACATCGTCCGCCGCACCGCCGAGGTCTGCTTCATGCCGCTGACCGTCGGCGGCGGGGTGCGTGCGGTCGAGGATGCGCGAGCGCTGCTGCTGGCTGGTGCGGACAAGGTTGCCGTGAACAGCGCTGCCGTCGCCCGGCCCGAGGTCGTCTCCGACATTGCGGCGCGATTCGGCAGCCAGTGCATCGTCGCTTCGGTCGATGCCCGCTGGAGCCACGACCACTGGGAAATTTTCACCCACGGCGGCCGCCGCGCGACTGGGATCGATGCGGTCGAGCATGCAGTGCGGCTGGCAAACCTCGGGGCGGGCGAGCTGCTCGTGACCTCGATGGACGGCGATGGAACCCAGCGCGGCTACGACCTCAAGCTCACCCGTGCGATCGCGGACTCCGTCTCGGTGCCGGTCGTCGCTAGCGGCGGCGTCGGCAACCTGCAGCACCTGGTCGAAGGGGTGACCGAGGGCCACGCCAGCGCCGTGCTAGCGGCCTCGATTTTCCACTTCGGAACCTACACCATCGCCGAGGCCCATGCGGCGCTGCGGGCAGCGGGATTACCGGCCCGGGGTTAA
- the hisA gene encoding 1-(5-phosphoribosyl)-5-[(5-phosphoribosylamino)methylideneamino]imidazole-4-carboxamide isomerase, with protein MIVFPAIDLKQGQVVRLAEGDMDRATVYGDDPAAQAMLFAEAGAQHLHVVDLDGSFAGRAENRSAVEAIVAAFPGYVQLGGGIRTREAVEGWFDLGVARVVMGTAALKDPQFVKDMAAEFPGGIVVAVDARDGMVATEGWAEVSDVPVVDMARRFEDAGVASLLFTDIGRDGLLTGCNIDATVDLARRTDLPVIASGGVKGLDDIRMLALHADEGIEGVITGRALYDGRLDLAAAIAMASAGR; from the coding sequence ATGATCGTATTCCCTGCCATTGACCTCAAGCAGGGCCAGGTCGTGCGCCTGGCCGAAGGCGACATGGATCGCGCCACCGTCTACGGCGACGACCCTGCCGCGCAAGCGATGCTCTTTGCCGAGGCGGGGGCGCAGCATCTGCACGTCGTCGACCTCGACGGCTCCTTCGCCGGAAGGGCCGAGAACCGCTCGGCGGTCGAAGCGATCGTGGCGGCGTTTCCGGGCTATGTGCAGCTGGGCGGCGGCATCCGCACGCGCGAGGCGGTCGAGGGCTGGTTCGACCTTGGCGTGGCGCGCGTGGTCATGGGCACCGCGGCGCTCAAGGACCCACAGTTCGTCAAGGACATGGCGGCCGAGTTCCCCGGCGGCATCGTCGTCGCGGTGGACGCACGCGACGGGATGGTCGCGACCGAGGGCTGGGCCGAAGTCTCCGACGTTCCGGTCGTGGACATGGCCCGCCGGTTCGAAGACGCCGGGGTTGCCAGCCTGCTGTTCACCGACATCGGCCGCGATGGCCTGCTTACCGGCTGCAATATCGACGCGACGGTGGACCTCGCCCGGCGCACCGACTTGCCGGTCATCGCCAGCGGCGGGGTGAAGGGGCTCGACGATATCCGCATGCTGGCGCTCCATGCCGACGAGGGCATCGAAGGCGTGATCACCGGGCGCGCGCTCTATGACGGGCGGCTGGACCTGGCGGCGGCGATCGCGATGGCGAGCGCAGGGCGATGA
- a CDS encoding glycosidase, whose translation MKEADRNLRRTPFAVDRLVITPNDIDLSRGPLAGHLDSETYVLGAFNPGMTRLTNGNLLLMVRVAEALRKPVFDDAVHAIRWDEGRYVLDAWPLELCDTSDPRKFMLHGQGWPIMALTSLSWLLPVEMSADGLEVVRFHYDKAIAPQGSWQCYGIEDARISKVGDRWLMTTCSVSPERHSTTLYSSRNALDWEFEGIVLDHQNKDMLIFEGKVSGKYWAQTRPLGQLFFAYPPGSPYHAGPSINLATSPDALHWMPCLEPHIRPHSGTAATARIGGGTPPILTKVAGKRGWLSLWHGVEPQQIVGIYRTYWSLLDPDEPWKVIATNHTPLIEPNAELTEPIKDLMYLGDLVFSTGIVEAEDHFIVASGEADLACRITHVPKAEFALS comes from the coding sequence ATGAAAGAAGCGGATCGGAACCTGCGCCGAACGCCGTTTGCCGTGGACAGGTTGGTCATCACTCCCAACGACATCGACCTGTCGCGAGGGCCGCTGGCCGGTCATCTCGACAGCGAAACCTACGTCCTCGGCGCGTTCAATCCGGGCATGACCCGGCTGACCAACGGCAACCTGCTGCTGATGGTCCGCGTGGCCGAGGCGCTGCGCAAGCCGGTGTTCGACGATGCCGTCCACGCGATCCGCTGGGACGAGGGGCGCTATGTGCTGGACGCGTGGCCGCTGGAGCTGTGCGACACCTCGGACCCGCGCAAGTTCATGCTCCATGGGCAGGGTTGGCCGATCATGGCGCTGACCTCGCTATCCTGGCTGCTGCCGGTCGAGATGAGCGCGGATGGACTGGAAGTGGTCCGGTTCCACTACGACAAGGCGATCGCCCCGCAAGGCAGCTGGCAATGCTACGGGATCGAGGACGCGCGGATCAGCAAAGTGGGGGACCGCTGGTTGATGACCACCTGTTCGGTCAGCCCGGAGCGGCATTCGACCACGCTCTATTCCTCGCGCAACGCGCTCGACTGGGAGTTCGAAGGCATCGTCCTCGACCACCAGAACAAGGACATGCTGATCTTCGAAGGCAAAGTGAGCGGGAAGTACTGGGCGCAGACCCGGCCGCTCGGGCAGCTGTTCTTCGCCTACCCGCCGGGCAGCCCCTATCACGCGGGGCCCTCGATCAATCTCGCCACCAGTCCCGACGCGCTTCACTGGATGCCATGCCTTGAGCCGCATATCCGCCCTCACTCCGGCACCGCCGCGACGGCGCGCATCGGTGGGGGAACGCCGCCGATCCTGACCAAGGTCGCCGGCAAGCGGGGCTGGCTATCGTTGTGGCACGGGGTGGAGCCGCAGCAGATCGTCGGCATCTATCGCACATACTGGTCGCTGCTCGATCCCGACGAGCCGTGGAAAGTCATCGCCACCAACCATACCCCGCTGATCGAACCGAACGCGGAACTGACCGAGCCGATCAAGGACCTGATGTATCTTGGCGACCTGGTGTTCTCGACCGGGATCGTCGAGGCGGAGGATCACTTCATCGTGGCGAGCGGTGAGGCGGACCTGGCTTGTCGGATCACGCACGTGCCGAAAGCCGAATTCGCGCTCTCATAG
- the hisH gene encoding imidazole glycerol phosphate synthase subunit HisH, with protein MAEAIALIDYGAGNLHSVHNALKAAGAGHVAVTADPNLVRGARRIVLPGVGSFKACADGLRSIPGLVEALEERVLQDGVPFLGICVGMQLLASSGFEHGVHPGLGWIPGEVRLIERTDRAIKVPHMGWNDVSPMPHPNGAALIEPGEAYFLHSYHFRPENGRDVAAMTDHGGGLVAAVARDNIVGVQFHPEKSQAYGLELLSRFLEWEP; from the coding sequence ATGGCTGAAGCCATTGCTCTCATCGATTACGGCGCCGGCAATCTCCACTCGGTCCACAACGCTCTAAAGGCGGCGGGGGCAGGGCACGTTGCGGTGACCGCGGATCCGAACCTGGTGCGCGGCGCCCGGCGTATCGTGCTGCCCGGTGTTGGGTCGTTCAAGGCCTGCGCCGATGGGCTCAGGTCCATTCCCGGCCTGGTCGAGGCGCTTGAGGAGCGGGTGCTGCAGGACGGCGTTCCGTTCCTCGGTATCTGCGTTGGCATGCAACTGCTCGCCTCGAGCGGTTTCGAGCACGGCGTGCACCCCGGCCTTGGCTGGATTCCCGGCGAAGTGCGGTTGATCGAGCGCACCGATCGGGCGATCAAGGTGCCGCATATGGGCTGGAACGACGTCTCGCCGATGCCGCATCCCAACGGCGCGGCGCTGATCGAGCCGGGCGAGGCCTATTTCCTCCATTCCTATCACTTCCGGCCCGAGAACGGCCGCGACGTGGCGGCGATGACCGACCATGGCGGCGGCCTCGTGGCGGCGGTTGCGCGCGACAATATCGTGGGCGTGCAGTTCCACCCGGAAAAGAGCCAGGCCTATGGCCTCGAGCTGCTGTCCCGCTTCCTCGAATGGGAACCCTGA
- the hisB gene encoding imidazoleglycerol-phosphate dehydratase HisB, which yields MRTGSVARKTAETDISVEVNLDGTGTYDVSTGIGFLDHMVEQFSRHSLIDVTLKVAGDLHIDQHHTTEDSAIALGQALSDALGNKAGIGRYGMAYSPMDETLARVSLDISGRPYLVWKARFTQEKLGEWDTELIEHWFHSVAQAAGITLHVQLLYGQNNHHVCEAIYKGFARAMRQAVELDPRKGGAIPSTKGQLGG from the coding sequence ATGCGCACCGGCAGTGTAGCCCGAAAGACGGCTGAGACCGACATTTCCGTAGAGGTAAACCTCGACGGGACTGGGACCTATGACGTGTCGACGGGGATCGGCTTTCTCGACCACATGGTCGAACAGTTCAGCCGCCATTCCCTGATCGACGTAACGCTCAAGGTCGCCGGCGACCTGCATATCGACCAGCACCATACGACGGAAGACAGCGCCATTGCCCTCGGGCAGGCGCTTTCGGATGCGCTCGGCAACAAGGCCGGGATTGGCCGCTATGGCATGGCCTATTCGCCGATGGACGAAACCCTGGCACGCGTGTCGCTCGATATCTCGGGCCGGCCGTACCTGGTGTGGAAGGCGCGTTTCACTCAGGAGAAGCTGGGTGAATGGGACACCGAGCTGATCGAACACTGGTTTCATTCGGTGGCGCAGGCGGCCGGGATCACGCTGCATGTCCAGCTGCTCTACGGCCAGAACAACCACCATGTGTGCGAGGCGATCTACAAGGGCTTTGCCCGCGCCATGCGCCAGGCGGTCGAGCTCGATCCGCGCAAGGGCGGGGCGATCCCGTCGACCAAGGGGCAGCTCGGGGGCTGA
- a CDS encoding SspB family protein, with protein MSEDTPDSLIPYDEIVQEALRAVVGRVLGSVERGGGMLPGNHHFYITFKTGAPGVNIPQHLKERFPDEMTIVMQNKFWDLAVDEHEFTVGLSFNQIPAKLIIPFAAITAFVDPAVDFGLQFQAAVTDIEPATHEDAENDTPEADGKPDAATPDDGSNVVTVDFGRKK; from the coding sequence ATGAGTGAAGACACGCCTGACAGCCTGATACCCTACGACGAGATCGTGCAGGAGGCCCTGCGCGCCGTGGTTGGGCGGGTGCTCGGCTCGGTGGAGCGCGGGGGCGGCATGCTTCCCGGCAACCATCATTTCTACATCACGTTCAAGACCGGTGCCCCTGGGGTGAACATTCCCCAGCACCTCAAGGAACGGTTCCCTGACGAAATGACCATCGTCATGCAGAACAAGTTCTGGGACCTCGCGGTCGACGAACACGAATTCACCGTGGGCCTCAGCTTCAACCAGATTCCGGCCAAGCTGATCATTCCTTTTGCCGCGATCACCGCCTTCGTCGATCCGGCGGTCGACTTCGGGCTGCAGTTCCAGGCCGCCGTCACCGACATCGAGCCCGCGACGCACGAAGATGCGGAAAACGATACGCCCGAGGCGGATGGCAAGCCCGATGCCGCTACCCCTGACGACGGTTCGAACGTCGTAACGGTCGATTTCGGCCGCAAGAAATAA
- the gmk gene encoding guanylate kinase — translation MADSTPHPPSHPRRGLMLILSSPSGAGKTTIARKLLAEDANLRMSVSVTTRPMRPGEVDGHDYHFTDLPGFREMVDADAFLEWAEVFGNCYGTPRAQIREGLESGHDFLFDVDWQGAQQLSQRAGADVVSVFLLPPSIAELEARLRSRGTDSDEVIAGRMDRARAEISHWDGYDYVVVNHDIDACFKRVRTILEAERLRRARQTGLVDFVRELTR, via the coding sequence ATGGCGGATTCGACTCCTCACCCTCCCTCTCATCCCCGTCGCGGGCTGATGCTCATCCTGTCCTCGCCCTCAGGCGCGGGGAAGACCACGATCGCGCGCAAGCTCCTGGCCGAGGACGCCAACCTGCGCATGTCGGTTTCGGTCACCACCCGGCCGATGCGGCCGGGCGAAGTCGACGGGCACGATTATCACTTCACCGACTTGCCGGGCTTCCGCGAGATGGTCGATGCCGACGCGTTCCTCGAATGGGCGGAGGTCTTCGGCAACTGCTACGGCACGCCCCGCGCCCAGATCCGTGAAGGGCTGGAGAGCGGGCATGACTTCCTGTTCGACGTCGATTGGCAGGGCGCGCAGCAGCTGTCCCAGCGGGCCGGCGCCGATGTCGTCTCGGTGTTCCTGCTACCACCGAGCATTGCCGAGCTGGAAGCGCGCTTGCGCTCTCGCGGCACCGACAGCGACGAGGTCATCGCCGGCCGGATGGATCGCGCGCGGGCAGAGATCAGCCATTGGGACGGCTACGATTACGTCGTGGTCAATCACGACATCGACGCCTGCTTCAAGCGCGTCCGTACGATCCTCGAGGCCGAGCGCCTGCGCCGCGCGCGGCAGACCGGGCTGGTCGACTTCGTCCGCGAACTGACGCGCTAA